Within the Micromonospora citrea genome, the region GCCCGTCAGGTCGCGCCATGCCTGCACCCTATGCGGTCGGGTGATCGAAGCGTCCCGGGGTGTCCCGACCCGCGGTGCGCCAACGGTCAGATGTCGTAGCTGGCGCCGGGGCGGACCACCTCGAGCGGGCCCGCGTACGACGCGCCGGCCGCCTCCACGGTCATCGCCTCGCTGCCCCAGGCGGCCACGAGGTGGGTCAGCAGCAGCCGGCCGACGCCCGCCTTGGTCGCCGCCTCGCCGGCCTCCCGGCCGGTCAGGTGCAGGTCCGGCGGATTGTCCACGCCGTCGAGGTAGCTCGCCTCGCAGAGGAAGACGTCGGCGTCCTGGGCGAGCCGCAGCAGCGCCTCGCAGGGCGCGGTGTCCGAGGAGTAGCAGAGCACCCGGCCGTCGTGTTCCAGCCGGACGCCGTACGTCTCGACGGGGTGGTTGACCCGGTCGACGGTGACGGTGAACGGGCCGATCGGGAAGGTGCCGGGCTCAAGGGCGTAGAACTGGTAGACGTCCTCGACGGTGGTGTCCTCCTGCCCGTACGCGGCTGCCAGCCGGTCGGGCGCGCCCGACGGGGCGTAGACGGGCAGCGGCGGGTAGGGACCGTCCGGGGCGTAGCGCCGGACCACCACGTAGGACGCCGCGTCGAGGATGTGGTCGCAGTGCAGGTGGGTCAGGAGGATGGCGTCGGGGGCGTGCAGCCCCGCGTAGCGCTGGAGGTTGGACAGCGACCCGGAGCCGAAGTCGAGCAGGAGCCGGAAGCCGTCCGCCTCGACCAGGTAGGCCGAGCAGGGGGATTCGGGGCCGGGAAAACTGCCGGCGCAGCCCAGCACGGTCAGGCGCATCGAGTTGTCTCGCTGTCACGATGCGTAGTGCCCGCGCCGACGGTCCGTCTCTCGATGATCTCTACCGACGCGTACGCCACGCTGCGCAGCCTACGCTTGCGGACCGGGCGGCAAGAATCATCCACCGGAAGTTGTCACCAAGGTGACACCCGCTGCGGGACCGCCGCCCCGCCGCCACGGGACGAGTGACGAGGCGGCGCCCCACGGTCGCGCTGAGTGAGCGGGGCGGCCGGTCCGGCCGACGGCCGCCGCCAGGGTCACCGGCGCGCGGCGGTGACCCTGCGGCGACGTCGTCAGGCCCAGAGCTGCCCCTCCAGCGCGTCCTCCGCGTCGGCGAGCGTGCCGCCGTACGCGCCGGTGGAGAGGTATTTCCAGCCGCCGTCGGCGACCACGAACGCCACGTCGGCGCGGCGGCCGTCGCGGACCGCCTCGTGCGCCACGGCCAGGGCGGCGTGCAGGATGGCCCCGGTGGAGAAGCCCGCGAAGATGCCCTCCACCTCCACCAGCTGCCGCGTCCGCAGCACGGCGTCGCGGGTGCCGACGGAGAAGCGCCGGGACAGCACCGTCGCGTCGTAGAGCTCCGGCACGTACCCCTCGTCGATGTTGCGCAGCCC harbors:
- a CDS encoding MBL fold metallo-hydrolase produces the protein MRLTVLGCAGSFPGPESPCSAYLVEADGFRLLLDFGSGSLSNLQRYAGLHAPDAILLTHLHCDHILDAASYVVVRRYAPDGPYPPLPVYAPSGAPDRLAAAYGQEDTTVEDVYQFYALEPGTFPIGPFTVTVDRVNHPVETYGVRLEHDGRVLCYSSDTAPCEALLRLAQDADVFLCEASYLDGVDNPPDLHLTGREAGEAATKAGVGRLLLTHLVAAWGSEAMTVEAAGASYAGPLEVVRPGASYDI